CGTCGGACCTGATCGCGGCGCTTCCCGCTCCTCGCCTGGTCTGGGTCATGGTTCCGTCCGGTGCCATCACCGATTCCGTCATCGCGGAACTCTCGGAGAAGCTCGACGCCGGCGATCTTGTTGTGGATGGTGGCAACTCACGCTTCACCGATGACTTCACCCACGCCGCTCTGCTGGCGGAGAAAGGCATCAATTACATTGACGTTGGTGTCTCCGGTGGCGTGTGGGGTGTGGAAAACGGTTATGGCCTGATGGTCGGTGGCCACGCAGATCAGGTCGAACGGGCAATGCCTGTTTTTGATGCGTTGCGCCCCGAAGGTCCGCGCGACGAAAGCTTCGTGCACGCCGGCGAAATCGGTGCCGGTCACTACGCGAAAATGGTGCACAACGGAATCGAATACGCCCTCATGCAGGGGTACGCCGAGGGGTATGAGATGCTCGCGAAGCGCAGCGACCTCATTAAGGATGTCACCGGAACGTTCAAGTCGTGGCAGCGCGGCACGGTCGTGCGGTCCTGGCTACTTGAACTGCTCGTGAATGCGCTGGAAGACGACCCTGCGCTGGAGAGCATCGAAGGATTTGTCGATGATTCCGGAGAGGGTCGCTGGACCATCGAGGAAGCGCTGTCGAACGCTGTTCCCGTTCCCGCCATGAGTGCGGCAATCTTCGCGCGGTTCGCGTCGCGTCAGGAGGACTCCCCC
This sequence is a window from Cryobacterium sp. CG_9.6. Protein-coding genes within it:
- the gnd gene encoding phosphogluconate dehydrogenase (NAD(+)-dependent, decarboxylating); translation: MHIGIIGLGKMGANMRDRLRNKGIEVTGYDRNPDVTDVASTSDLIAALPAPRLVWVMVPSGAITDSVIAELSEKLDAGDLVVDGGNSRFTDDFTHAALLAEKGINYIDVGVSGGVWGVENGYGLMVGGHADQVERAMPVFDALRPEGPRDESFVHAGEIGAGHYAKMVHNGIEYALMQGYAEGYEMLAKRSDLIKDVTGTFKSWQRGTVVRSWLLELLVNALEDDPALESIEGFVDDSGEGRWTIEEALSNAVPVPAMSAAIFARFASRQEDSPAMKAVAALRNQFGGHAVKKAD